One Sphingomicrobium sp. XHP0239 DNA segment encodes these proteins:
- a CDS encoding M23 family metallopeptidase — MRSVLVALVTAIITSMGWLVAVKSGAITAAPEREAAPTAVDTPTGERRSVAEQGLDHRDTLEVSPQLDPGLRRARSVEIGPRGLAVPVAGISPDQLVDTFTAARAGGARRHDAIDIMADTGIPVVAAAPGILEKIYFSEGGGGRTLYVRSADRSWIYYYAHLDEYAPGLEEGDRIALGQQLGTVGYSGNATPDGPHLHFAIHRMEPEEGWWEGRPVNPYPLLAGEEDDR; from the coding sequence ATGCGCTCGGTCCTCGTTGCCCTCGTCACCGCGATCATCACCTCGATGGGGTGGCTGGTCGCGGTGAAGTCGGGGGCCATTACTGCAGCACCCGAACGCGAGGCCGCGCCTACGGCGGTCGACACGCCGACCGGTGAACGCCGCTCGGTTGCCGAACAGGGTCTCGATCATCGAGACACGCTCGAAGTATCGCCCCAGTTGGACCCCGGCCTGCGACGCGCGCGCTCGGTAGAGATCGGGCCGCGCGGGCTCGCCGTTCCGGTCGCGGGCATTTCGCCCGACCAGCTCGTCGACACCTTCACGGCGGCCCGCGCCGGTGGCGCGAGGCGACACGACGCGATCGACATCATGGCCGATACCGGGATTCCGGTGGTCGCCGCTGCTCCCGGCATCCTGGAAAAGATCTACTTCTCCGAAGGCGGAGGCGGAAGGACGCTCTACGTGCGCTCGGCCGACAGGAGCTGGATCTATTACTACGCCCATCTCGACGAATATGCGCCGGGGCTGGAAGAAGGCGACCGCATCGCGCTCGGCCAGCAACTCGGCACCGTGGGGTACAGCGGCAATGCCACTCCGGACGGTCCGCACCTCCATTTCGCCATTCACCGCATGGAACCGGAAGAAGGCTGGTGGGAAGGACGCCCGGTCAACCCCTATCCGCTTCTTGCGGGCGAGGAGGATGACCGCTAG
- the efp gene encoding elongation factor P — translation MKMNAVDIRPGNILDHENGLWKAVKIQHTQPGKGGAYMQVELKNIEDGRKTNVRFRSAETVDKVRLDTKDFQFLFADGDDLTFMDKDTFEQTIVQRDMLGDQAAFLNDGMDVILETHEDRPISVQLPQHVEAEVVEADAVVKGQTASASYKPAVLDNGVKIMVPPHITAGTRVIVDTGEFTYVKRAD, via the coding sequence ATGAAGATGAACGCGGTCGATATCCGCCCCGGCAACATTCTCGACCACGAAAACGGTCTGTGGAAGGCCGTGAAGATCCAGCATACGCAGCCCGGAAAGGGCGGCGCCTACATGCAGGTCGAATTGAAGAACATCGAGGATGGGCGCAAGACCAACGTCCGTTTCCGCAGCGCCGAGACGGTCGACAAGGTCCGGCTCGACACCAAGGACTTTCAGTTCCTCTTCGCCGACGGCGATGACCTGACCTTCATGGACAAGGACACGTTCGAACAGACGATCGTCCAGCGCGACATGCTGGGCGATCAGGCGGCGTTCCTCAACGATGGGATGGACGTCATCCTCGAAACCCACGAGGACCGCCCGATCAGCGTCCAGCTTCCCCAGCATGTCGAGGCCGAGGTGGTCGAGGCCGATGCGGTCGTGAAGGGCCAGACGGCGAGCGCCAGCTACAAGCCGGCCGTGCTCGACAATGGCGTCAAGATCATGGTGCCGCCGCACATCACCGCGGGAACGCGCGTGATCGTCGACACCGGCGAGTTCACCTACGTGAAGCGCGCCGACTGA
- a CDS encoding DUF302 domain-containing protein translates to MRLAALPLILLALAGCDQQWSSDEAQAGRAETAHQDVQSTGGEVAAFGNGIQRVESEGTVVETVGRLETALTDNGFTVVARVDHEMNAGYADLELGPAVTLIFGKPEVGTHLMRAAPGAALDLPQKIAVYRDTDGKVMIAYNSPVWLASRHGIEGEDERVDTIARALENLATTAAGRADASPPVEDDVPGDAPLIMDDETSG, encoded by the coding sequence ATGCGTCTTGCCGCCCTTCCGCTGATTCTGTTGGCGCTTGCCGGATGCGACCAGCAATGGTCTTCCGACGAAGCGCAGGCGGGACGCGCCGAGACGGCGCATCAGGACGTGCAGAGCACGGGCGGCGAGGTCGCGGCCTTCGGCAACGGCATCCAGCGGGTCGAGAGCGAAGGGACGGTCGTGGAGACCGTCGGTCGGCTCGAAACGGCGCTGACGGATAACGGTTTCACCGTCGTTGCGCGGGTCGATCACGAAATGAATGCCGGCTATGCCGACCTCGAACTCGGCCCGGCGGTCACGCTCATCTTCGGAAAGCCCGAAGTGGGGACACACCTGATGCGCGCCGCCCCCGGCGCGGCGCTCGACCTGCCCCAGAAGATCGCGGTCTATCGCGACACCGACGGCAAGGTGATGATCGCCTACAACAGCCCGGTCTGGCTCGCCTCGCGCCACGGGATCGAAGGCGAGGACGAGCGCGTCGACACGATCGCGCGCGCGCTGGAGAACCTCGCCACCACCGCAGCGGGACGGGCCGACGCGAGCCCGCCTGTCGAGGACGACGTTCCGGGCGACGCACCGCTCATCATGGACGACGAGACGAGCGGATAG
- a CDS encoding inositol monophosphatase family protein produces MVSHSGLITVMERAARKAAPRLRRDFGEVEHLQVSKKGPADFVSMADKRAEQTIVEELRHARPDWGLLVEEAGEIEGNPDKPRWIVDPLDGTSNFLHGIPHFALSIAVEDKKPNGEPEITHALTYQPVTDESFWAEKGRGAWLQDQRLRVSARRNLNEALIGTGMPHWGRGDIARWSRIYSAIGPEVSAIRRFGAATLDFAWVAAGRMDGFWEDDLDLWDVAAGLLLVREAGGFVTDYRGQDRMHDKREYLAASGDLHSKLHKLVANALR; encoded by the coding sequence ATGGTTTCCCACTCCGGTCTCATCACCGTCATGGAACGCGCCGCGCGCAAGGCCGCGCCGCGCCTGCGCCGCGATTTCGGCGAGGTCGAGCATCTCCAGGTTTCGAAAAAGGGCCCGGCGGACTTCGTGTCGATGGCCGACAAGCGCGCCGAACAGACGATCGTCGAGGAATTGCGGCACGCGCGCCCCGACTGGGGGCTGCTGGTCGAGGAAGCGGGCGAGATCGAGGGCAATCCCGACAAGCCGCGCTGGATCGTCGATCCGTTGGATGGCACGTCGAACTTTCTCCACGGCATTCCCCACTTCGCCCTCTCGATCGCGGTCGAGGACAAGAAGCCCAACGGGGAACCGGAAATCACCCACGCGCTGACCTATCAGCCGGTGACGGACGAGAGTTTCTGGGCCGAAAAGGGTCGCGGCGCCTGGTTGCAGGACCAGCGACTGCGGGTGTCGGCACGGCGCAATCTGAATGAAGCGCTGATCGGCACCGGCATGCCGCACTGGGGCCGCGGCGACATCGCGCGGTGGAGCCGCATCTACAGTGCGATCGGTCCCGAGGTTTCCGCGATCCGCCGGTTCGGTGCGGCGACGCTGGATTTCGCCTGGGTCGCGGCTGGGCGTATGGACGGCTTCTGGGAAGACGATCTGGATCTGTGGGACGTGGCGGCGGGCCTGCTGCTGGTGCGAGAGGCGGGGGGATTCGTGACTGACTATCGCGGCCAGGACCGGATGCACGACAAGCGCGAGTATCTCGCCGCCAGCGGCGATCTGCACAGCAAGCTGCACAAGCTGGTCGCCAACGCGCTTCGGTAA
- the ndhC gene encoding NADH-quinone oxidoreductase subunit A, with protein MADVAADYLPILLFLAIALGLSALFVFLPMGVSRLTGAHKPDPQKLSEYECGFPAFEDSRDQFDVRFYLVAILFIIFDLEAAFLFPWAVTVVGLGWAAWVAMMIFLVELTLGLVYAWQKGALEWE; from the coding sequence TTGGCCGATGTTGCCGCCGATTACCTGCCGATCCTCCTGTTCCTCGCCATCGCGTTGGGACTGTCGGCGCTGTTCGTGTTCCTGCCGATGGGGGTCAGCCGGCTGACGGGCGCGCACAAGCCCGATCCGCAGAAGCTGTCCGAATATGAATGCGGCTTTCCCGCGTTCGAGGACAGCCGCGACCAGTTCGACGTGCGCTTCTACCTCGTCGCCATCCTGTTCATCATCTTCGATCTGGAGGCCGCGTTCCTGTTTCCCTGGGCCGTGACGGTCGTCGGATTGGGCTGGGCGGCCTGGGTCGCGATGATGATCTTCCTGGTCGAGTTGACGCTCGGCCTCGTCTACGCCTGGCAGAAGGGAGCGCTCGAATGGGAGTAA
- a CDS encoding NuoB/complex I 20 kDa subunit family protein, whose translation MQAELDEKGFLVTTTEDLFTWARTGSLWWMTFGLACCAVEMIHVNMPRYDLERFGAAPRASPRQSDVMIVAGTLCNKMAPALRKVYDQMSEPRYVISMGSCANGGGYYHYSYSVVRGCDRIVPVDIYVPGCPPTAEALLYGIMQLQRKIRREGTIER comes from the coding sequence ATGCAGGCCGAGCTGGACGAGAAGGGCTTTCTCGTCACCACGACCGAGGATCTGTTCACCTGGGCGCGGACCGGCTCGCTGTGGTGGATGACCTTCGGCCTCGCCTGCTGCGCGGTCGAGATGATCCACGTCAACATGCCTCGCTACGACCTCGAGCGGTTCGGCGCCGCGCCGCGCGCGAGCCCGCGCCAGAGCGACGTGATGATCGTGGCGGGAACGCTGTGTAACAAGATGGCTCCCGCGCTGCGCAAGGTCTACGACCAGATGTCGGAGCCGCGCTACGTCATCTCGATGGGCAGCTGCGCCAACGGCGGCGGCTATTACCATTACAGCTACAGCGTCGTGCGCGGTTGCGATCGCATCGTGCCGGTGGACATCTACGTTCCCGGTTGCCCGCCGACGGCCGAAGCCCTGCTCTACGGCATCATGCAGCTGCAGCGGAAGATCCGCCGCGAAGGGACGATCGAGCGGTGA